In Bacillus toyonensis BCT-7112, a single window of DNA contains:
- a CDS encoding gamma-glutamylcyclotransferase family protein produces the protein MYHVFVYGTLRRGQTNAHYMQGATCIADGAWTYGELFDTNEGYPAMICSNEVKVYGEVYEVNDDVLHKLDELEEYTGNAETDLYDRITQTVYVADTEIHAYVYIAQDKKMLKKVIDSGDWLLYQKV, from the coding sequence ATGTATCATGTTTTCGTTTATGGCACGTTAAGAAGAGGGCAAACGAATGCTCATTATATGCAAGGTGCAACATGCATCGCAGACGGAGCATGGACGTATGGGGAATTATTTGATACAAACGAAGGATATCCGGCCATGATTTGTTCTAATGAAGTAAAGGTATATGGGGAAGTTTATGAAGTAAATGATGATGTTTTGCATAAGTTAGATGAACTAGAAGAATATACAGGTAATGCAGAGACTGATTTATATGACCGAATAACGCAAACAGTGTATGTTGCTGATACGGAAATACATGCGTATGTGTATATTGCTCAGGATAAAAAGATGTTAAAGAAAGTGATTGATTCTGGGGATTGGCTTTTATATCAAAAAGTATAA
- the recQ gene encoding DNA helicase RecQ — MFTKAQELLASYFGYSSFRRGQDETIKNVLEGKDTVCIMPTGGGKSICYQIPALVFEGTTLVISPLISLMKDQVDTLIQNGISATYINSSISMTEANHRIQLAKQGHYKLLYVAPERLDSMEFVDQLIDMKIPMIAIDEAHCISQWGHDFRPSYLHIHRILDYLPEKPLVLALTATATPQVRDDICKTLEINQENTIMTTFERENLSFSVIKGQDRNAYLADYIRQNQKESGIIYAATRKVVDQLYEDLMKAEVSVSKYHAGMSDHDRNEQQELFLRDEVSVMIATSAFGMGIDKSNIRYVIHYQLPKNMESYYQEAGRAGRDGLDSECILLYSSQDVQVQRFLIDQSTGESRFSNELEKLQNMTDYCHTEQCLQSFILQYFGEEPKEDCGRCGNCTDDRESIDVTRESQMVLSCMIRTNQRFGKQMIAQVLTGSKNKKVIEFNFHTLPTYGLLSNRSVKEVSDFIEFLISDELIAVEHGTYPTLKVTGKGKEVLLGNENVLRKERVETRQIVQDHPLFEVLREVRKEIAQGEGVPPFVIFSDQTLKDMCAKMPRNDSELLTVKGIGEHKLVKYGSHFLQAVQHFIDENPNYVETIKTEVVSERKKSGKASANSHLETYEMYKQGIDLNEIAKERDLSRQTIENHLIRSFEDGMEVDWQSFVPKEYESLIETAVQNAEGGLKSIKEQLPNEVSYFMIRAYLQIRK; from the coding sequence TTGTTTACAAAAGCACAAGAACTTTTAGCGTCTTATTTCGGTTATTCGTCATTCCGAAGAGGGCAAGATGAAACAATTAAAAATGTATTAGAGGGGAAAGATACAGTTTGCATTATGCCTACGGGCGGAGGTAAGTCAATTTGTTATCAAATTCCCGCATTAGTATTCGAAGGAACGACGTTAGTAATATCACCTTTGATTTCACTTATGAAAGACCAAGTAGATACACTAATACAAAACGGTATATCCGCTACGTATATTAATAGTTCTATTTCAATGACAGAAGCTAATCATAGAATTCAATTAGCGAAACAAGGGCATTATAAGTTACTTTATGTCGCTCCTGAGCGTCTTGATTCAATGGAGTTTGTTGATCAACTTATCGATATGAAAATCCCGATGATTGCGATTGATGAGGCGCACTGTATTTCGCAGTGGGGACATGATTTCCGTCCAAGTTATTTACATATACATCGTATACTAGATTATCTCCCAGAAAAACCGCTCGTATTAGCGTTAACAGCGACAGCAACTCCGCAAGTACGTGATGATATTTGCAAAACGCTTGAAATTAATCAAGAAAATACAATTATGACAACTTTTGAGCGTGAGAACTTATCATTTTCTGTCATTAAAGGACAGGATCGTAATGCTTATTTAGCGGATTATATTCGTCAAAATCAAAAGGAATCAGGGATTATATATGCAGCTACTAGAAAAGTAGTTGATCAGTTGTATGAAGATTTAATGAAAGCGGAAGTTTCGGTATCAAAATATCACGCTGGTATGAGTGATCATGATCGAAATGAGCAACAAGAACTCTTTTTACGAGATGAAGTAAGTGTAATGATAGCGACATCTGCATTCGGAATGGGTATTGATAAATCGAATATTCGTTACGTTATTCATTATCAGCTGCCAAAAAATATGGAAAGTTACTATCAAGAAGCAGGACGTGCTGGTCGTGACGGATTAGATAGTGAATGTATTTTGTTATATTCTTCTCAAGATGTGCAAGTACAACGCTTTTTAATTGATCAATCAACAGGAGAATCACGTTTTTCGAATGAACTTGAAAAATTGCAAAATATGACTGATTACTGTCATACAGAACAATGTTTACAATCATTCATTTTGCAATACTTTGGAGAAGAACCGAAAGAAGATTGTGGACGCTGCGGTAATTGTACGGATGACCGTGAGAGCATCGATGTGACGAGAGAATCACAAATGGTTTTATCCTGTATGATTAGAACGAACCAACGATTTGGAAAACAAATGATTGCACAAGTATTAACTGGATCGAAAAATAAGAAAGTTATTGAATTTAATTTTCATACTTTACCAACGTATGGCCTTTTATCAAACCGTAGTGTAAAAGAAGTGAGTGACTTTATAGAGTTTTTAATTTCAGATGAGTTAATTGCAGTTGAACATGGTACGTATCCGACATTAAAAGTAACGGGAAAAGGGAAAGAAGTATTACTTGGTAATGAGAATGTTCTACGAAAAGAACGAGTAGAGACGAGACAAATCGTCCAAGATCATCCTTTATTTGAAGTGTTGCGTGAAGTACGTAAAGAAATCGCACAAGGAGAAGGTGTACCTCCGTTCGTTATTTTCTCTGACCAAACATTAAAAGATATGTGTGCCAAAATGCCGCGAAATGATTCCGAACTGTTAACAGTAAAAGGTATTGGAGAACACAAACTTGTGAAGTATGGCTCGCACTTCTTACAAGCAGTTCAGCATTTTATTGATGAAAATCCAAACTATGTAGAAACAATTAAGACAGAAGTTGTTTCTGAGCGTAAAAAATCAGGAAAAGCTTCAGCGAATTCTCATTTGGAAACGTATGAAATGTATAAACAAGGAATTGACCTAAATGAGATTGCAAAAGAACGTGATCTATCAAGACAAACAATTGAAAACCATTTAATTCGCTCTTTTGAGGATGGGATGGAAGTAGATTGGCAAAGTTTTGTACCAAAAGAGTATGAATCTCTTATAGAAACTGCTGTACAAAATGCAGAAGGTGGTTTGAAATCTATTAAAGAACAGCTTCCAAATGAAGTGAGTTACTTTATGATCCGTGCTTATTTACAAATAAGAAAGTAG